In the genome of Maniola jurtina chromosome 3, ilManJurt1.1, whole genome shotgun sequence, one region contains:
- the LOC123880858 gene encoding allantoinase-like, with the protein MSLFYLFIFILLETEISCRGLQTERRARQLFLSRNVVTESLEFDGGVLVDENGKIAGVYTRESINKLLSADDGSLEVIDGGDWALMAGGVDSHVHVNEPGRTTWEGYVTATRAAAAGGFTTIVDMPLNSIPPTTTIENLKIKTSAAKEEAYVDVAFWGGVVPGNEVELQNLVNAGVVGFKGFLIDSGVSEFPNVDTNDLDKIFSTLNGTDTVLAFHAEYPITKNNNGSQCEGCDSTDPHLYSTYLASRPPEMELEAVSLLAKYIPKYDVHVHVVHVSAAGVVPILEQAREQRILSGSTRWRGGVTAETCHHYLTLSSEQIPPGHSEYKCSPPIRNITNKIKLWEYIRDRRLDLIASDHSPSVADKKTPDFMSAWGGISSVQFGLSLFWTEAKARGYSLSAVSHFLSSGPARLVGLGNQKGSLKPGLDADLVFFDPNASFIVTPDIIVYKNKLCPYMYRVLNGKVMQTYLRGQLIYTDGEVFENPRGQLLVNEDGLRKL; encoded by the exons AtgtcgttattttatttattcatatttatacTATTAG aGACGGAAATTTCGTGTAGAGGGCTCCAGACAGAAAGGAGAGCAAGACAGTTATTTCTCAGTCGTAATGTGGTGACAGAATCATTAGAGTTCGACGGAGGTGTGCTAGTGGATGAAAATGGAAAAATTGCAGGAGTTTACACACGAGAGTCCATTAATAAGCTCCTATCCGCCGATGATGGTTCACTTGAG GTGATAGACGGTGGCGACTGGGCACTAATGGCAGGTGGAGTAGACTCGCACGTACATGTTAACGAACCTGGTCGAACAACGTGGGAAGGGTATGTGACGGCCACCAGGGCGGCGGCTGCAGGAGGTTTCACCACAATCGTTGACATGCCTTT GAACTCAATTCCCCCGACAACAACGAttgaaaatcttaaaattaaaacttctgCAGCAAAAGAAGAGGCTTACGTAGATGTTGCATTCTGGGGAGGCGTCGTTCCTGGTAATGAG gtgGAATTACAAAACCTGGTCAATGCTGGAGTGGTTGGTTTCAAAGGATTCTTAATAGACAGCGGAGTCTCTGAATTTCCTAACGTCGACACAAATGACTTAGATAAAATCTTCTCTACATTGAATGGAACAGACACTGTATTAGCT TTCCATGCCGAATATCCaattactaaaaacaataatgGAAGCCAATGTGAAGGATGTGATTCTACTG ATCCACATTTGTACAGCACCTACCTAGCATCACGGCCTCCAGAAATGGAGTTGGaagctgtgtcattactagccAAATATATTCCTAAATATGA TGTGCACGTACACGTAGTTCACGTGTCAGCAGCAGGTGTTGTACCGATATTGGAACAAGCTAGAGAACAAAGGATACTGTCAGGATCCACACGTTGGCGTGGTGGAGTCACAGCAGAAACTTGCCATCACTATCTTACTTTAAGCTCGGAACAAATCCCGCCTGGTCACTCCGAGTACAAATGCTCACCACCTATTAGAAATATTACAAACAAG ATAAAGCTGTGGGAGTACATCAGAGATCGAAGGCTTGATTTAATAGCGTCAGACCATTCACCTTCCGTTGCTGATAAGAAAACGCCTGACTTTATGTCGGCCTGGGGTGGAATATCTTCTGTTCAGTTtg GTCTATCGTTGTTTTGGACAGAAGCAAAGGCTCGTGGGTATAGCTTGAGCGCAGTCAGCCACTTCCTATCTTCGGGGCCCGCACGTCTTGTTGGCTTAGGAAACCAGAAAGGATCATTGAAGCCGGGCCTCGATGCTGACCTTGTGTTCTTCGATCCGAACGCTTCGTTCATCGTCACGCCTGACATCATTGTGTACAAAAACAAG TTATGCCCATACATGTACCGTGTGTTAAATGGCAAGGTGATGCAGACGTACTTGAGAGGTCAGCTCATATACACAGATGGAGAAGTATTCGAGAATCCACGGGGCCAACTTTTAGTAAATGAGGATGGGCTGCGtaaattataa